One window of the Perca fluviatilis chromosome 5, GENO_Pfluv_1.0, whole genome shotgun sequence genome contains the following:
- the LOC120558593 gene encoding keratin, type II cytoskeletal cochleal-like codes for MTTKVRTSSMRSSSGGFSSGGGRSSGGGLSFSSGSYAGGGGGGGGVRQFSSRSMSFMAPARVSSTSVRQNFSSGGGGGGFGGGGFGGGGFGSGFGGGFGAGGGGGGSGGGGGGFSAYGFSGMGMGGGGGGGGGMGMPITNVQVNQSLLAPLNLEIDPNIQTVRTHEKEQIKTLNNRFASFIDKVRFLEQQNKMLETKWNLLQEQTTTRSNIDAMFEAYIANLRRQLDGLGNEKVKLEGELRNMQGLVEDFKNKYEDEINKRASVENEFVLLKKDVDGAYMNKVELEAKVDALQDEINFLRAVYEAELRELQGQIKDTSVIVTMDNSRDLDMDSIVAEVKAQYEAIANQSRADAESWYQQKYQEMQSSAGQTGDELRNTKSEIAELNRMISRLQNEIEAVKGQRANLEAQIAEAEERGELAVKDAKARIRDLEEALQRAKQDMARQVREYQELMNVKLALDIEIATYRKLLEGEELRIGHGGENATIHIQSSSSGGGGGGGGGFGMGFGSGGGGGGGGYGSSSSFGGGMSMSGGGYSSGGFGSGMSMSGGGYSSGGGGGFGSGGGGSSSSSFITKKTTSQVSSRRY; via the exons ATGACAACAAAAGTTAGGACCTCGAGCATGCGGTCCAGCAGTGGAGGCTTTTCTAGTGGAGGAGGCCGCAGCAGCGGCGGTGGTTTAAGCTTTAGTAGTGGTAGCTACGCCGGTGGTGGTGGCGGCGGTGGTGGCGTCCGCCAATTTTCCTCAAGATCCATGTCGTTCATGGCGCCAGCCAGAGTGTCAAGTACCTCAGTGCGGCAAAACTTTagcagtggtggtggtggtggtggttttggtggtggtggttttggtggtggtggtttcGGCAGTGGTTTTGGCGGTGGATTTGgcgctggtggtggtggtggcggcAGCGGTGGCGGCGGCGGCGGTTTCAGTGCTTATGGTTTCAGTGGTATGGGtatgggtggtggtggtggtggcggcgGAGGTATGGGAATGCCCATCACAAACGTCCAAGTCAACCAGAGCCTGCTGGCCCCCCTGAACCTTGAGATCGACCCCAACATCCAGACTGTCCGAACCCATGAGAAAGAGCAGATCAAGACTCTAAACAACCGCTTCGCCAGCTTCATTGACAAG GTTCGCTTCCTGGAGCAGCAGAACAAAATGCTGGAGACCAAGTGGAACCTGCTGCAGGAACAGACCACCACCCGCTCCAACATCGACGCCATGTTCGAGGCCTACATCGCCAACCTGCGCAGACAGCTGGATGGGCTCGGCAATGAGAAGGTTAAGCTGGAGGGAGAGCTGAGGAACATGCAGGGACTTGTGGAGGACTTCAAGAACAA atatgaagatgaaatcaaCAAGCGTGCTTCTGTGGAGAATGAGTTTGTGCTGCTTAAGAAG GATGTAGATGGCGCCTACATGAACAAGGTTGAGCTGGAGGCCAAGGTTGACGCCCTGCAGGATGAGATCAACTTCCTCAGAGCTGTCTATGAGGCT GAACTTCGTGAGCTCCAGGGACAGATCAAGGACACCTCAGTCATCGTGACGATGGACAACAGCCGCGATTTGGACATGGACTCCATTGTGGCTGAAGTCAAGGCTCAGTACGAGGCCATCGCCAACCAGAGCCGTGCTGATGCTGAATCATGGTATCAACAGAAG TACCAGGAGATGCAGAGCAGTGCAGGCCAGACCGGAGATGAACTTCGCAACACCAAGAGTGAGATTGCTGAGCTGAACCGCATGATTAGCCGCCTACAGAATGAGATTGAGGCAGTCAAGGGACAG CGTGCCAACCTGGAGGCCCAGATCGCTGAGGCTGAGGAGCGCGGTGAGCTGGCAGTGAAGGATGCCAAGGCCCGCATTAGGGACCTGGAGGAAGCCCTGCAGAGAGCCAAACAGGACATGGCCCGCCAAGTCCGCGAGTACCAGGAGCTCATGAACGTCAAGCTGGCTCTGGACATTGAGATCGCCACCTACAGGAAGCTTCTGGAAGGAGAGGAATTAAG AATTGGCCATGGCGGTGAAAACGCAACCATCCACATACAGTCCTCAAGCAGCG GTGGCGGTGGCGGAGGCGGCGGCGGATTTGGTATGGGCTTTGGTTCCGGAGGCGGCGGAGGCGGCGGCGGttatggcagcagcagcagctttggCGGCGGGATGTCCATGTCCGGTGGTGGCTACAGCAGCGGCGGCTTTGGCAGCGGGATGTCCATGTCCGGTGGTGGCTACagcagcggcggcggcggcggctttgggagcggcggcggcggcagcagcagcagcagtttcatCACAAAAAAGACCACCAGCCAAGTCTCTAGCCGCCGTTATTAA